The nucleotide sequence ACGAGGCCTGGGTGCGCGTCGACGCGGGCGCGCCGTGGTTTTCCCGGCGTGAACGGCGTCGCGTCGAACAGATGCTGCGCAACTTCACGACCTGGCTGGAGCAGAGCCGGAAGGAGCTCAAGGAAGCCGGGGTCGAGCAGGACATCGAGGTCGAGCTGCCGGCGGGGAGCGAGGACGAGGTCCGGGTGCTGCTGCGCGGGCGGGTCGACCGGGTGGAGCTGGATGCCGAGGGGCGGCCGGTGATCGTCGACATCAAGACGGGCAAGGTCCCGGTGTCCGGCGCGGAGGCCGAGGCGCACCCGCAGCTGGCGGCGTACCAGCTGGCGGTGCTGCTGGGGGCGATCGAGGGCCGCACCGAGGCGGGCGGCGCGCGGCTGGTGTATGTGGCGAAGGCCAACAACAAGACGGGGGCGACGGAGCGGTCGCAGCCGCCGCTCGACGAGGTGGGCGGCAAGCAGTGGCTGGAGCTGGTCCAGAAGGCGGCGGCCTCGGCGGCGGGGCCGGACTACCAGGCCCAGGAGAACCCGGACTGCGACCGGTGCCCGGCGCGCGGGTGCTGCCCGCTGCGCCCCGAGGGGCGGCAGGTGCCAGGGCCATGACCGGTCCGCGCCACCGCTCCGATGCCGGTGCAGTGAATGACTCATTCCTGGCGTCGGATGCAGTGAATGACTCATTCCTGACGTTCGGTCCCGACGCAGTGAATGACTCATTCCTGACCTCCGACGATATGAATGAGTCATTCACTGCAGTGGTGAGCCGCGGCGGAGGGCGCCCGTGAGCCCGCTCCTCATCGCCAACCCCGTCGAGCCCGCCGAACTCGCCGATGCCCTCGGCCTGCACCGGCCGACGCCCGAACAGGCCACCGTCATCGCCGCGCCGGTCGAACCCTCGCTCGTCGTCGCCGGGGCCGGGGCCGGGAAGACCGAAACCATGGCCGCGCGGGTCGTCTGGCTCGTCGCCAACGGCATCGTCAGCCCCGACCGCGTCCTCGGCCTCACCTTCACCCGCAAAGCCGCGCGCCAGCTCGGCGAACGCGTCCGCGCCCGGCTCCGCCGCCTCGCCGGGTCCGGCCTGCTCGACCGGCTCGACCCGACCGGCGGCCTGCGGTCCACTGTGGTCGCCGGCGAACCCACCGTCCTCACCTACCACGCCTACGCCGGGCGCCTGCTGTCCGAACACGGCCTCCGCCTGCCGGTCCAGCCCGGCGTCCGGCTCCTCTCCGAAACCTCGTCGTGGCAGATCGCGCACCGCGTGGTGTCCACCTGGGACAACGAACTCGACACCGACCGCGTCCCGCCGACCGTCACCGCCGACCTCCTCGCCCTGGCCGGTGAGCTGGGCGAGCACCTCGTCTCCACCGAGCAGCTCGCCGAATACACGACGTGGCTCTGCCGCGTCATCGAGAACGCGCCGCGCGCCAAGGGGCAGCGGGCCGCGCTGCCGCAGAAGCTCACCGAAATCATGGCCGCGCAGCACTTCCGGCTCGCGCTGCTGCCGCTCGTCGACGACTACCACCGCCGCAAGCGCAACGAAGGCGCGCTGGACTTCGCCGACCAGATGTCGCTCGCCGCCCAGTTGGCCGGCGGGTACCCGTCGGTCGTGCGGGGGGAACGCGAGCGCTACGGCGCCGTGCTGCTCGACGAGTACCAGGACACCGGGCACGCCCAGCGCGTGCTGCTGCGGGCGCTGTTCGGCGGCGTCGAGAACCCGCCGATGCCGGTCACCGCGGTCGGCGACCCCGCGCAGGCGATCTACGGCTGGCGCGGCGCCAGCGCGGCCAACCTGCCCCGGTTCACCACGGACTTCCCGCGCTTCGACGGCGAACGGCTCGTCCCCGCGCACGAATTCGGGCTGCTGACCAGTTTCCGCAACCCGCCGGAGATCCTCGACCTCGCGAACGCGATCGCCGAACCGCTGCGCGCCCGCGGCCTCGGCGTCGAACGGCTGCGGGCGCGCGAGGGCGCCGGACCGGCGGACATCGCGTGCGCGCTGCTGCCGGACATCCGCGCCGAGCGCGCGTGGGTCGCCGACGCGCTCGCCCGGCGCTGGTACGCCCACCAGGAACAGACCGGCAAGCCGCCGACCGCCGCGGTGCTGGTGCGCCGCCGCGCCGACATGGCCCCGATCGCCGCCGAACTGCGGGCGCGCGGGCTGCCGGTGGAAGTCGTCGGGCTCGGCGGCCTGCTCGACGAGCCCGAGGTCGCGGACCTCGTTTCGACGCTGAAGGTGCTGGCCGACCCGCTGTCCGGGAGCGCGGCGGCCCGGCTGCTGACCGGCGCGCGCTGGCGGCTCTCGGCCGCCGACGTCGCCGCGCTGTGGCGGCGGGCCGGCGAGCTGTCCAGCCCGGAGAAGCCGGACACGCCGGAGCTGGTCGTCGAGCGCGTCGAGCAGGCCGGGCTGATCGACGCCATCGACGAGCCGGGCGACCCGGCGCGGTACTCCGACGAGGGGTACAAACGCATCCGGCGGATCGGCTGGGAGCTGGCCGCGCTGCGGCGGCGGCTCGACCAGTCGCTGCCGGAGCTCGTCGCCGACGTCGAACGCACGATGCTCCTGGACGTCGAATCGCTGGCCCGGCCGGGCTCCGCGGGGCGGGCGCACCTGGACGCGTTCGCCGAAGTCGTCACCGACTACGCCGAGACGGCGCCGACGGCCACCCTGTTGTCCTTTGTGGACTACCTGAACACCGCCGCGCACGCCGAGGACGGGCTCACGCCGGGTGAGGTCGAGGTCGTCCCGGACCGGGTGCAGGTGCTGACCGTGCACTCGGCGAAGGGGCTCGAGTGGGAAGTCGTCGCCGTGCCGCACCTGGTGCACGACGTGTTCCCCGGGCGGCGGCGGTCGTCGTCGTGGCTGCGGACCGCGACGTCGCTGCCGGCGAAGCTGCGGGGTGACGCCGAGGACCTGCCCGAGCTGCGGATCGCCGAAGGCTACGACCGCAAGGAAGTCCAAGAAGGACTGGAGCTGCACGAAGCCGGGTTCGTCGAGCGGGAGCAGGCGGAGGAACGGCGGCTCTGCTACGTCGCGCTGACCCGGTCCGAGCACGCGCTGATCGTCTCCGGGCACTGGTGGAACGAAAGCAGCAGCCGGGTCAAGGGGCCGTCGGAATTCCTCACCGAGATCGCCGACGTCGTGCGCGAGACCGGCGCCGGGCAGCTTGCGGAGTGGGCGCCGGAACCCACCGAGGACGACGAAAACCCGCTGGTGTCGGACTCGCGGGCGGCGCGCTGGCCGGTCGATCCCCTGTCCGACCGCCGCACCGGCGTGCAGACCGGCGTGGAACTCGTGTCCGAAGCGCTCGCGTCGTCGCCGGACGAGGAAGCGTCCGAAGAGGACGACGACCCGGACGGCTGGCTGACCGACACCGACGTCCTGCTGGAGGAGTGGGCGCGCAAGGACGACCACGTCAAGCTGGTCCCGTTGCCGTCGCGGCTTTCGGTGAGCCAGCTGGTCGCGCTGGCCGACGACGCCGCCCGGCTCGCCGCCGACCTGCGCCGGCCGCTCCCGGTGGAACCCAACAGCTTCGCCCGCCGCGGCACGGAGTTCCACGGCTGGCTCGAACGCCGGTTCGCGGGCGACCAGCTCATCGAGATCGACGACCTCCCGGGCGCGGCCGACTTCGGCGAGGCCCCCGACGCGGACTTCGAGGAACTGCAGACGGAGTTCGAGAAGAGCGAGTGGGCGTCGCGGGTCCCGGTGGCGGTGGAGGTGACGTTTTCGGCCGACGTCGAAGGCCTCACCCTGCGCGGCCGCATGGACGCGGTCTTCGCCGACCCCGAAGGCGGCTGGACGGTGGTCGACTGGAAGACCGGCGCGGTCCCGCCGGAGTCCCGGATCCCGGCCCTGTCGGTCCAGCTGGCGGCCTACCGGATGGCCTGGGCGGCGCTGAAGAACGTCCCGGTGGAGCAGGTCCGCGCGGCCTTCCACTACGTCCGCGCGAACCGCACGATCCGCCCGGCGGATCTCTTGGACCCGGAAGCCCTGCGCAGCCTCCTCCGCGACATCCCCGAGGCGTGATCCGCGGGTCGACACGCGTGATTGAGAGGTCGACACGCGTGATTCGGGGGACGACACGCTGGGTTGGGTCTGAGGCGTCGTGTCGACCCGTCAATCACGCGAGTCGACCCTTCGATCACGCGAGTCGACCCTTCGATCACGCGAGTCGACCGGCTGATCACGCGGGTCAGGCGTTGTCGCGGAC is from Amycolatopsis mediterranei and encodes:
- a CDS encoding ATP-dependent helicase translates to MSPLLIANPVEPAELADALGLHRPTPEQATVIAAPVEPSLVVAGAGAGKTETMAARVVWLVANGIVSPDRVLGLTFTRKAARQLGERVRARLRRLAGSGLLDRLDPTGGLRSTVVAGEPTVLTYHAYAGRLLSEHGLRLPVQPGVRLLSETSSWQIAHRVVSTWDNELDTDRVPPTVTADLLALAGELGEHLVSTEQLAEYTTWLCRVIENAPRAKGQRAALPQKLTEIMAAQHFRLALLPLVDDYHRRKRNEGALDFADQMSLAAQLAGGYPSVVRGERERYGAVLLDEYQDTGHAQRVLLRALFGGVENPPMPVTAVGDPAQAIYGWRGASAANLPRFTTDFPRFDGERLVPAHEFGLLTSFRNPPEILDLANAIAEPLRARGLGVERLRAREGAGPADIACALLPDIRAERAWVADALARRWYAHQEQTGKPPTAAVLVRRRADMAPIAAELRARGLPVEVVGLGGLLDEPEVADLVSTLKVLADPLSGSAAARLLTGARWRLSAADVAALWRRAGELSSPEKPDTPELVVERVEQAGLIDAIDEPGDPARYSDEGYKRIRRIGWELAALRRRLDQSLPELVADVERTMLLDVESLARPGSAGRAHLDAFAEVVTDYAETAPTATLLSFVDYLNTAAHAEDGLTPGEVEVVPDRVQVLTVHSAKGLEWEVVAVPHLVHDVFPGRRRSSSWLRTATSLPAKLRGDAEDLPELRIAEGYDRKEVQEGLELHEAGFVEREQAEERRLCYVALTRSEHALIVSGHWWNESSSRVKGPSEFLTEIADVVRETGAGQLAEWAPEPTEDDENPLVSDSRAARWPVDPLSDRRTGVQTGVELVSEALASSPDEEASEEDDDPDGWLTDTDVLLEEWARKDDHVKLVPLPSRLSVSQLVALADDAARLAADLRRPLPVEPNSFARRGTEFHGWLERRFAGDQLIEIDDLPGAADFGEAPDADFEELQTEFEKSEWASRVPVAVEVTFSADVEGLTLRGRMDAVFADPEGGWTVVDWKTGAVPPESRIPALSVQLAAYRMAWAALKNVPVEQVRAAFHYVRANRTIRPADLLDPEALRSLLRDIPEA